Proteins encoded by one window of Chlamydiales bacterium:
- a CDS encoding amino acid adenylation domain-containing protein — protein MEAIALDLPKFPLADNFSIYASKVSQQVFLEQFARTINIPPKQVILGAYLVLLSRYTSQSDLVVGVADAKNVIKVQINLEDSFKKILEDLDLSNHPNVLPTVEFSFNSKEQLKQGKELLLNCRFENEALHIDFHASQNRFPSFFLENLVHNFETLLINLINNPDAPAGSVSCVSKREEEQLLQMALGVKRAYPHKAIAELFEEVVEKNPGQIALKCSGKALSYRELNQKANQLARHLQTLGVQKSTIVGLSMHRSISAIIGLLAILKTGAAYVPIDTTYPHNRKEYMIENANLKLILTTETEKKHFLTDSRKDLSFFCMDSQEAEYQKYPNDNLNIKTHADDLVNILFTSGSTGMPKGVELTHKGIINLVCNSNWLAIDPTDRILQMANTSFDVMGMEVWGALLNGATLCIFPSIKLSMDELGDLIVSDNITHALFTARVFNLMVEHKLQSLQKLKALMSCGEAMSPHYAKMAFEALPKTRIFNGCGPTENSVMTCVYQIKNSEVIEHGVPIGPPIAGTTVYVVNPYFQLSPIGVNGELVTGGDGLARGYHNRADLTKERFVNNPFGIGTLYRTGDIVRFLPDGNIDYRGRVDSQVKISGFRIELEEIEKVIQSHPHVSNGVVLVREDEPGEKRLIAYIEPAIEPLPPSSEFKKYLEEKLPNFMVPTFIIVLKKLPLTPNGKIDRRALPEPEVLKREISDIEKPSTSTEKLISELWSSYLKIVAISKKDNFFLIGGNSIISAKMASSLSKHFSVSIPVNLIFEEAVLENYAKHINLLLKPGSKNRFVTLSDLFWIWRNKEVRLDKTIYLKRSNYPTSEQYKNPKKIFLTGCTGFVGAFMLSELLENTKAKIFCLTRAENEKEASNRIQEALSKYQLYNKDLKERIVPIAGDLSKREFGIGKKLFDELANEVDSIIHIAALVNHTLPYMQLKPSNVEGTAETLRLACEGKTKPLHFISTPDVFETYRNELIKEDKNVDDGKYLTNGYAQSKWVAEKLVLIARKRGLPVNILRLGRVGGHSKTGANNAEDFLWRMIEASFSLKLAPKIGLKENMAPVDFCCKAIRIISMNPNCIGKEYHLFDHNQTAYLDIFKSLADNGYPMTFVPYNEWVKSLVKFAGESNNARLQASAVLFSDVDLQHSELFPQFDCSNMQMALKESKLQIQPLNFALLQKGINYFRSIGLLSP, from the coding sequence ATGGAAGCCATAGCTCTTGATCTTCCCAAATTCCCCTTAGCAGATAATTTTTCTATCTACGCTAGCAAAGTAAGCCAGCAAGTTTTTCTGGAGCAATTCGCTAGGACAATAAATATTCCTCCTAAACAAGTAATTTTGGGGGCGTATCTTGTATTGTTGTCTAGATACACATCTCAAAGCGACTTAGTAGTGGGAGTTGCAGATGCCAAAAATGTAATTAAAGTACAAATTAATCTAGAGGATAGCTTTAAAAAAATATTGGAAGATCTGGATTTGTCCAATCATCCAAATGTATTGCCAACCGTTGAGTTTTCATTTAATTCAAAAGAGCAGCTCAAGCAAGGGAAGGAATTATTATTAAATTGTAGATTTGAAAATGAAGCACTTCACATTGATTTTCACGCCTCACAAAATCGTTTCCCCAGCTTTTTTCTGGAAAATTTGGTCCATAACTTTGAGACGCTTCTCATTAATTTAATCAACAATCCTGATGCACCTGCAGGGAGTGTCTCCTGCGTAAGCAAAAGAGAAGAAGAGCAGCTTCTGCAGATGGCTTTAGGAGTAAAAAGAGCATATCCCCATAAGGCGATTGCAGAGCTATTCGAAGAAGTTGTAGAGAAAAATCCAGGCCAAATAGCGTTAAAATGCTCGGGAAAGGCTCTGTCTTACCGTGAACTTAATCAAAAGGCTAATCAACTAGCAAGGCATCTTCAAACTCTTGGAGTGCAAAAAAGTACAATTGTTGGCCTTTCGATGCATCGCTCAATAAGTGCTATTATTGGACTATTGGCAATATTGAAAACTGGAGCAGCTTATGTTCCGATCGATACCACTTATCCGCATAATCGCAAAGAGTACATGATTGAAAATGCCAACTTAAAACTCATATTAACTACCGAGACAGAAAAAAAGCATTTTTTAACAGATTCCAGAAAAGACCTCTCCTTTTTTTGCATGGATTCTCAAGAGGCAGAGTATCAAAAATACCCCAATGACAATTTAAATATCAAAACTCATGCTGATGATCTTGTTAACATCCTATTTACATCAGGCTCAACTGGAATGCCTAAAGGAGTCGAATTAACTCATAAAGGAATAATTAATCTAGTTTGCAATAGCAACTGGTTGGCCATAGATCCGACGGATCGAATACTTCAGATGGCTAACACCTCTTTTGATGTTATGGGTATGGAAGTATGGGGAGCTCTATTAAACGGTGCAACCCTATGTATTTTTCCCTCGATTAAACTTTCCATGGATGAGCTTGGCGATTTAATTGTTTCAGATAATATTACTCACGCTCTCTTCACCGCACGCGTATTTAATCTCATGGTTGAACACAAACTTCAAAGCTTGCAAAAACTAAAGGCTCTGATGTCCTGCGGCGAAGCAATGTCTCCCCATTATGCTAAAATGGCTTTCGAAGCCCTTCCCAAGACTAGAATTTTCAATGGGTGTGGCCCTACAGAAAATTCCGTGATGACATGCGTCTATCAAATCAAAAACAGCGAAGTCATAGAACATGGAGTGCCTATTGGACCTCCGATTGCAGGAACAACCGTCTATGTTGTAAACCCGTACTTTCAGCTCTCTCCGATAGGAGTAAATGGCGAGCTTGTTACTGGTGGAGATGGACTTGCCAGAGGATATCACAATAGAGCTGATCTTACTAAAGAGAGGTTTGTTAATAATCCCTTCGGAATAGGAACTCTTTATCGCACTGGAGATATTGTAAGGTTTCTACCAGATGGTAACATCGATTACCGCGGAAGAGTCGATTCTCAAGTTAAAATCTCAGGTTTTAGAATAGAATTGGAAGAGATTGAAAAGGTCATTCAAAGCCATCCTCATGTCTCTAATGGCGTAGTTTTAGTCAGAGAAGATGAGCCGGGAGAAAAGCGGCTTATTGCATATATTGAACCTGCCATTGAACCTCTACCTCCTTCCTCTGAATTTAAAAAATATTTGGAAGAGAAACTTCCAAATTTTATGGTCCCTACTTTTATTATTGTTCTAAAAAAACTCCCGCTTACGCCGAACGGAAAGATTGATCGTAGAGCTCTGCCTGAACCAGAGGTCTTGAAAAGAGAGATCTCTGACATAGAAAAGCCCTCTACTTCTACTGAAAAGTTAATCAGCGAACTATGGTCTTCCTATCTAAAAATTGTGGCAATAAGCAAAAAGGATAATTTCTTTCTAATTGGTGGCAATTCCATCATCTCTGCCAAAATGGCTTCTTCTCTAAGCAAGCATTTTTCAGTTTCCATTCCGGTAAATTTAATATTCGAAGAAGCGGTATTAGAAAATTATGCTAAGCACATCAATCTTTTATTAAAGCCAGGTAGCAAGAATAGATTTGTAACTCTTTCCGATCTCTTTTGGATTTGGAGAAATAAAGAAGTTAGGCTTGATAAGACAATTTATTTAAAGCGCTCAAACTACCCAACAAGCGAACAATATAAAAACCCAAAGAAGATTTTCCTCACTGGCTGCACAGGATTTGTTGGCGCCTTTATGCTTTCTGAACTTCTAGAGAACACTAAAGCGAAAATCTTCTGCCTTACAAGAGCGGAAAATGAAAAAGAGGCCTCAAACCGTATTCAGGAAGCTCTAAGCAAATATCAGTTATATAATAAAGACCTTAAAGAAAGAATAGTGCCGATAGCTGGGGATTTAAGCAAACGCGAGTTTGGCATCGGTAAAAAGCTATTCGATGAACTTGCAAATGAAGTTGATAGCATAATTCATATTGCAGCACTTGTTAACCATACCCTTCCGTATATGCAATTAAAACCCAGCAACGTTGAAGGGACTGCTGAGACGCTTCGATTGGCATGTGAAGGCAAGACCAAGCCGCTTCATTTTATTTCCACCCCTGATGTTTTTGAAACATATAGAAACGAACTCATAAAAGAGGACAAAAATGTTGATGATGGAAAATACCTTACGAATGGATATGCCCAAAGTAAATGGGTAGCAGAAAAACTTGTGCTGATAGCTAGAAAAAGGGGCTTGCCTGTAAATATTCTAAGGCTTGGAAGAGTAGGGGGGCACTCGAAAACTGGCGCCAACAATGCCGAAGATTTCCTCTGGCGAATGATAGAAGCGTCTTTTTCGCTAAAACTTGCCCCGAAGATTGGACTAAAAGAGAATATGGCTCCAGTCGACTTCTGTTGCAAAGCGATCCGTATAATTTCCATGAATCCAAACTGCATCGGTAAAGAATATCATCTTTTCGATCACAATCAGACAGCGTATCTAGATATATTTAAATCGCTTGCAGATAACGGTTATCCAATGACTTTTGTCCCTTACAATGAGTGGGTAAAGAGTTTGGTGAAATTTGCCGGAGAATCAAATAATGCAAGACTGCAGGCGAGCGCTGTTCTCTTCTCTGATGTAGATTTGCAACATAGCGAACTATTTCCTCAATTTGATTGCTCGAACATGCAGATGGCGCTAAAGGAGTCTAAGCTTCAGATCCAACCTTTGAATTTTGCTCTTTTGCAAAAAGGAATTAATTATTTTCGATCAATTGGCCTCTTGAGCCCATAG
- a CDS encoding 4'-phosphopantetheinyl transferase superfamily protein: MGEIQGSIESLSENDKEEMRTYQIPREGKNFAARRWALKQILSLLPGIDPDKLDLEKGLNGKPYLKNSNLQFNSSHSSDLIAIAVNLNDYIGIDVEVVRFLPEMESIIDCNFCSREQDYINSCSNTKERINKFWEIWNRKEACIKSLDYKINKDLKELDTISVEQMNGWCYLNKNKVWVTSNSNDSYSFGIAFKQKISI, from the coding sequence TTGGGTGAAATACAAGGCTCCATCGAATCTTTATCTGAAAATGATAAAGAAGAGATGCGTACCTATCAGATCCCGAGAGAAGGCAAGAATTTCGCTGCAAGGAGGTGGGCTCTCAAGCAGATTCTCTCACTTCTGCCAGGCATTGATCCAGACAAGCTGGATTTAGAGAAAGGTTTAAATGGCAAGCCCTACCTAAAAAATAGCAATCTGCAATTTAATTCATCCCATTCGAGTGATTTAATTGCAATTGCCGTAAATCTAAATGATTATATTGGAATAGATGTTGAGGTTGTTCGATTTTTGCCTGAGATGGAGAGTATAATTGATTGTAATTTTTGTTCGCGAGAGCAAGATTACATTAATAGCTGCTCAAACACGAAGGAAAGAATTAATAAATTTTGGGAAATTTGGAATCGTAAAGAAGCTTGCATAAAATCACTCGATTACAAAATTAACAAAGATCTTAAAGAACTGGACACTATTTCTGTTGAACAGATGAATGGTTGGTGTTACTTAAATAAGAATAAGGTGTGGGTGACATCAAATTCAAATGACAGTTATTCGTTTGGCATAGCATTTAAACAGAAAATATCGATATGA
- a CDS encoding P-loop NTPase — protein MTNIITLCSFRGGTGKSCIGAALGKMLSDKGYRTCLIDADFESPNLGQLVGVKDNSKKNYLNNFLEDSSPIKSAAYPIHSSENYYLLLPNPSASSILKMQREGTDLVLLSEGYEEIIKELNLDFLVIDNHTGINEHSLLSISHANLCLVITETHHDNEGTEILFEIAKKLDVKKIHLIVNKITQNCPKDELRRQYKESYESHISFIPFTSRILEEKLGQWLNQSTPFVHELESILKQEKLC, from the coding sequence ATGACAAATATTATCACACTATGCTCTTTCAGAGGGGGAACAGGCAAATCATGCATCGGAGCAGCTTTAGGCAAAATGCTCTCAGACAAAGGTTACAGGACCTGCTTAATCGATGCTGATTTTGAATCGCCAAATTTAGGTCAGCTTGTTGGCGTCAAAGACAATTCCAAAAAAAACTACCTGAATAATTTTTTAGAAGACTCCTCTCCTATCAAAAGCGCAGCTTATCCGATACACTCAAGTGAGAACTACTATCTGCTGCTTCCCAATCCGAGTGCTAGCAGCATCTTAAAGATGCAAAGAGAAGGCACTGATCTTGTTTTGTTATCTGAAGGCTACGAAGAAATCATTAAAGAGTTGAATCTTGATTTTCTGGTTATTGATAATCACACTGGGATAAATGAGCATAGTTTGCTTTCGATTTCTCATGCAAACCTCTGTTTAGTCATTACCGAAACACATCATGACAACGAAGGGACAGAAATCCTGTTCGAGATAGCCAAAAAACTAGACGTTAAAAAGATTCATCTGATCGTAAATAAAATTACTCAAAATTGTCCTAAAGACGAATTGCGAAGGCAGTATAAGGAGAGTTACGAATCTCACATTTCTTTTATTCCATTCACCAGTCGGATTTTAGAAGAGAAACTTGGGCAGTGGCTTAATCAAAGCACTCCTTTCGTTCACGAGCTGGAGTCAATCTTAAAACAGGAAAAACTATGCTAG